AGCGGAATGGCCGAACTCACCCTTACCCGGATTTGCAAAAGCTTTGGCGCCCTTGACGTCATCAAAGGCATCGATCTGGACGTGCGTTCCGGTGAATTCGTCGTGTTCGTCGGGCCGTCTGGATGCGGAAAATCCACGTTGCTCCGGATCATCGCCGGACTGGAAGAGTCGACCTCAGGTGCGCTTACGATCGGGGGCAAGGATGTGACCCACGCAGAACCTTCTGAACGCGGCATCGCCATGGTCTTCCAGAGCTATGCGCTTTATCCGCATATGACCGTTGCGGAGAATATCGGCTTCGGTCTCTCGCTCGCCCGCCGCCCGAAGGCCGAGATCGAGGCCAAGGTTCGCGCAGCAGCCGAGACCTTACAGCTCACCCATTTGCTCGACCGCAAGCCGAAGGCGCTTTCCGGCGGCCAAAGGCAGCGCGTTGCCATCGGCCGGGCGATCGTTCGCGATCCGAAGGTCTTCTTGTTCGACGAACCGCTCTCCAATCTCGACGCATCACTGCGAGCACAGATGCGGCTCGAGATCGCAGAACTCCATGCGCGCCTGAAGACGACCATGATCTATGTCACCCATGACCAGGTCGAGGCGATGACAATGGCCGACAAGATCGTCGTCCTGAACGGCGGTAGGGTCGAGCAGGTCGGCAGCCCGATGGAGCTCTACCGCAAGCCAGTGACGCCCTTCGTCGCGGGCTTTATAGGTAGCCCGAAGATGAACCTCTACACGGGCGAAATTGCGCATCGCTTCGGCTGTGAGACTTACGGAATCCGCCCAGAGCATATTCGTCTTTCCGAAGCAGAAGGCGAGTGGCAAGGCAGGGTAAGACATATCGAGCGCCTCGGCGCCGATGCCATCCTCTATCTGGATGTTCCGGACGTCGGAGAGATGGTGGTGCGCGCCGAGGGAGAAACGGCATTTGCAACAGGTGCTGCCGTTTGGGCAAGTCCGATGAAGGGCGCCGCGCATAAATTCGGTGCATAAGCGGTCTCTAATCCAGCATCAGAGAAACTCGCACCAAAAAAACGATCCGTGCACCAACACCGCGTGGCGCTTCTTCCGAGATTAGGCGGCGGTGCGCGCCGAGATGGGTGCTCGCGGGCCCTTCTTTTCCAGTAGCGGCATGACTTCCCTGCTGAACTCCTTGAGACCGCCGATCGGATCGACCCAGCTCATCAACACGCCGTCGATTACTGCATCCGCAAGTTCTGTCAGTGTCTCGACGATGTCCGAGGGAGAACCGATGAGGCAGCGATCGCCACGGGTCTGGGGTAGGCTTTTTGCCTTGTATGCTCGGTGATATCTCAAGGGATTCAGCTGAACCGCCGGATGATATCGACCAAGCGGTCGCAGGATCTCGCGAGTACCTTTGTAGGTGATGTGGCAACACCCAACAAGAGCCCCGACCGGCTGCGCTCCGCAGAGGCATACCAGGCAGAGAGAGGAACCGGAAACATGCCGAAAGCCAGTAGTTCGCGCGCAATGGTGAGATCCGCAGCACCATTGGGCAGTCGTAGCAGGACGGCCAAGCCCGTCGCCACGAGGTCATCGGCGCCAAAGTGGGGCTGAAGCTCAGCCAGCAAATCTTCCTGCTTGGCGACATAAGCGCGCTTCAAACGGCGGAGGTGACGCAGATAGTGGCCTTCCCGCATGAATTCCGCGGTCGCGAGCTGCACCGAAGGCCCGGGGGGCGGGGCGAGACACGCTGCAACCTCGGCAAAGCGAGCCATGAGGTCGATCGGCGCAACGATAAATCCGAGGCGAAGTGTGGGGCTGATCGTCTTGCTGAACGAGCCTATATGAATGACCCGCCCGGCGCGATCGAGCGATGCCAGCGCCGGGGCGGCCCGGCCTGTCAGCTGCAGTTCACTCAGATAGTCGTCCTCTATGACCCAGGCCCCGCTTGCTGCGGCCCAGCCGAGCAATCGGAGACGCCGTTCGAGTGATAATGTCGATCCGACCGGCGCCTGCTGCCCGGGCGTCACGACCACCAATTTTGCGTCGGGGGCGTGGCGCAGTCCATGGTCGATGTCGATGCCATCAGCATCGACGGGGACTGGCGAGAGAGACAGTCGCGCGAGTTCAAGGCCCTTGCGGGTGAACGGAAAGCCCGGATCTTCCATCCAGGCTTTCTGCCCTTCAACGCCGAGCACCCGAAGCGCGAGCCCCAGCCCGGCGGCATATCCACCGGTGACGATGATCTGCGACGGTGAGCAGTCGATGCCGCGGGCGACGGCGAGGTAGCCTGCTATCTCTCGCCTTAGCTCGAGCTCGCCGCGCGGATCCGGATAGTTGGGGGCCGCGCTCGCTTCAACACGGATTGCATTTGCGCGGATGCGCGCGAATAGCGTTGCCGGAAAGGTCTCCGTTGCCGGGACGCCCATCTGGAAGAAGGCGGGCCCCTGGGTCATCTCCTGATAAATCTCCAGGAACGATCCAGGACGTGGCGGCTGCTCGCTCTTCACCACTGGGCGAGGACGCGGGGCGACTCGGGTTCCGGCTGCGCGGGACGCAACGATCAATTGGGCTGCGTTCAGCTTCTCATAGGCGGTCCGCACGGTACCCCGCGCGACGCCGAGCTGGGCGGCAAGGTCCTGCCAGGAGGGCAATCGGGCGCCGGGCTCGAGCACCCCGCTTTCGATCGCGGTCGCAATTCCGCTTCGGATCTGCTCGGCGAGCGGCCTCTTGGCAGAACGGTCGACGTTCAGGTTCAGGGGCTTCGTCATCCCACCGTAGTACAGCATTCTTTTGCATTCTTGGTGCTTTTTTTTGGCCCTACGGAGGGGCATCTTCTTCCCAGCCCATCACACGGGCATCATCCGTGCGGCAAGAGGAGAAAGCCCATGAAGATCCGAACCATCATCACCGCTACGTTCATCGCCTTCTCGATGGCCGTCCCCGTCTCCGCCCATGATGGCGAAGCCGAAACCGTCGCGAAGAACTTCGAGGCGGCCATTCCCAATATCCCTGGCAAGTCGCTGATCGCCGTGGAAGTCGATTACGCACCGGGCGCGGCCTCACCATCCCACACCCACGCGAAGTCGTCATTCATCTACGCCTATGTGATCTCGGGCGCGATCGAGTCGAAGGTGAATGACGGCGAGACACGCATCTATCGGGCAGGCGAGAGCTGGTCCGAACCGCCGAACGCGCTCCATTCGATCAGCCGCAATGCGAGCAAGACCGAGCCGGCGAAGCTGATTGCTGTCTTTGTCCTCGACACTAATGACAAAGCGCTGACCACGCCCGTCAAATAACCTTCAAAGGAAGAACAACGTGACCAAACGACTCGACTATAATCAGATCGCTCCAAACGGCGCCAAGGCTCTCGGTGGGGTCTATGGATATGTCATGCAGAGCGGCCTGCCCGCTGAGCTGGTGGAGCTTGTCTATCTGCGCGTCTCGCAGATTAACAACTGCGCCTATTGCCTCGATATGCACACCCGCGATCTCACGAAGAAGGGCGTGCCGATCGAGAAGCTTGCCTTGGTTCAGGCGTGGGAGGAAGGCGGCAACCTCTTCAGCGAGACCGAGCGCGCTGCTTTGGCCTGGGCTGAGACGGTTACGCGTGTGGCCCAAACCGGCGTGCCGGATGAAACATACCAGGCAGCACGCGCGGTTTTCGGCGAGAAGGAGCTGGTCGACCTCACAATCGCGATCAGCTTGATGAACGCCTTCAACCGCATGGCGATAAGCTTCCGTAACACGCCCCAGGCGGCAATCGCAAAGTAACTGAAGCGCACCGCATCGTGACGCTCACCTTTCGAAGGAGTTCTTTCTATGAAAATCTTTGTTGCTGGCGCCACCGGTGCGGTGGGTCTACCTCTGGTACGCGCCCTGCGTACGCTGGGTCACGAGGTTACGGGAATGACGCGGCGCGGACCGGGTGTCGATCGCCTGCGGGAAGTTGGTGCTTCCGCCTCCACCGCCGATGCCTTCGACCGCCAGGCGGTCCACGATGCGATCGCGGGTGCTGCGCCGGATGTGGTCATCGACCAGCTTACATGGCTGCCTGCGGATCCCGCCGACATCATCAAGTCGATGCCAAACGACACGAGGCTCCATCAAGAGGGCGGCGGCAATCTGTTCGCTGCGGCGGAGGAATTAGGCGTCGGGCGCTACATTCTTCAGTCGCGTGGCTTCTTTCTCGACGCTCCGTCGGGGCGGCTCGCGGACGAGACGGCCCGACTTCGCTACGATGCACCCGGCCCGGTCGGCGAGAGCACGCGCGTGATCGGCGCATATGAAGACCGGGTGCTGGGCTCGACGGCGCTACAGGGTATCGTGCTGCGTTATGGTTTCTTCTACGGGCCGGGCACCTGGTATCGTCCGGGCGGCGCGATCGCCGAGCAGTTCCGCAAGGGCGAGGCGGCGATCATCGGCGATGGCGCGGCGGTCTGGTCCTTCGTTCATATAGACGACGCGGTGGCAGCGACCGTGGCAGCGATCACCGCTGAACCCGGAACGTACAATGTCGTGGACGATGATCCCTTGCCCGTATCCGAATGGATGCCGGCATTCGCTCGCTGGGTTGATGCGCCGGTCCCGCCTCGAATGAGTGAAGCGGACGCGTTGGCGGCCGCCAGCGAGGAAGCTGTCTTCTATCACACGAGACTGACGGGAGCATCCAACGCCCGGGCCAAGGCGAAGCTTGGCTTTAAGCCGCGCCGGTTGCTCTGGGCGG
This Rhizobium sullae DNA region includes the following protein-coding sequences:
- a CDS encoding ABC transporter ATP-binding protein, producing MAELTLTRICKSFGALDVIKGIDLDVRSGEFVVFVGPSGCGKSTLLRIIAGLEESTSGALTIGGKDVTHAEPSERGIAMVFQSYALYPHMTVAENIGFGLSLARRPKAEIEAKVRAAAETLQLTHLLDRKPKALSGGQRQRVAIGRAIVRDPKVFLFDEPLSNLDASLRAQMRLEIAELHARLKTTMIYVTHDQVEAMTMADKIVVLNGGRVEQVGSPMELYRKPVTPFVAGFIGSPKMNLYTGEIAHRFGCETYGIRPEHIRLSEAEGEWQGRVRHIERLGADAILYLDVPDVGEMVVRAEGETAFATGAAVWASPMKGAAHKFGA
- the pdxR gene encoding MocR-like pyridoxine biosynthesis transcription factor PdxR codes for the protein MTKPLNLNVDRSAKRPLAEQIRSGIATAIESGVLEPGARLPSWQDLAAQLGVARGTVRTAYEKLNAAQLIVASRAAGTRVAPRPRPVVKSEQPPRPGSFLEIYQEMTQGPAFFQMGVPATETFPATLFARIRANAIRVEASAAPNYPDPRGELELRREIAGYLAVARGIDCSPSQIIVTGGYAAGLGLALRVLGVEGQKAWMEDPGFPFTRKGLELARLSLSPVPVDADGIDIDHGLRHAPDAKLVVVTPGQQAPVGSTLSLERRLRLLGWAAASGAWVIEDDYLSELQLTGRAAPALASLDRAGRVIHIGSFSKTISPTLRLGFIVAPIDLMARFAEVAACLAPPPGPSVQLATAEFMREGHYLRHLRRLKRAYVAKQEDLLAELQPHFGADDLVATGLAVLLRLPNGAADLTIARELLAFGMFPVPLSAWYASAERSRSGLLLGVATSPTKVLARSCDRLVDIIRRFS
- a CDS encoding cupin domain-containing protein, translated to MKIRTIITATFIAFSMAVPVSAHDGEAETVAKNFEAAIPNIPGKSLIAVEVDYAPGAASPSHTHAKSSFIYAYVISGAIESKVNDGETRIYRAGESWSEPPNALHSISRNASKTEPAKLIAVFVLDTNDKALTTPVK
- a CDS encoding carboxymuconolactone decarboxylase family protein produces the protein MTKRLDYNQIAPNGAKALGGVYGYVMQSGLPAELVELVYLRVSQINNCAYCLDMHTRDLTKKGVPIEKLALVQAWEEGGNLFSETERAALAWAETVTRVAQTGVPDETYQAARAVFGEKELVDLTIAISLMNAFNRMAISFRNTPQAAIAK
- a CDS encoding NAD-dependent epimerase/dehydratase family protein, whose amino-acid sequence is MKIFVAGATGAVGLPLVRALRTLGHEVTGMTRRGPGVDRLREVGASASTADAFDRQAVHDAIAGAAPDVVIDQLTWLPADPADIIKSMPNDTRLHQEGGGNLFAAAEELGVGRYILQSRGFFLDAPSGRLADETARLRYDAPGPVGESTRVIGAYEDRVLGSTALQGIVLRYGFFYGPGTWYRPGGAIAEQFRKGEAAIIGDGAAVWSFVHIDDAVAATVAAITAEPGTYNVVDDDPLPVSEWMPAFARWVDAPVPPRMSEADALAAASEEAVFYHTRLTGASNARAKAKLGFKPRRLLWADSVR